The following nucleotide sequence is from Chelonia mydas isolate rCheMyd1 chromosome 5, rCheMyd1.pri.v2, whole genome shotgun sequence.
AGGGTGCAAAATTCAACCCAAAATCCTCAAAGGGATCGAGGGATAGTGGCCCAAGGCTTTTGGTTTATATGGAGAACTGCCCATTGAAAAATATCTAGATGTTGACAACTGGGCATGGATCCAGGATTCAGCAACACTTCTGCAGCAGAGGCAATCTGTGATGTCCTGATAACAACACACCCTccccctttctttaaaaaaaaaaagggggggggggggaagatggggCAGCTACacttggtggggaggggcagttgcCCAAGAATCCTTTTGTTGACCCCTCCCAGAAAtcagtgctgaccacagtggCATTATCACACACTAGACAAGAATCAGGTAGATTCAGAGAGGCCATCAAAAACCAATTTGCAGGCCCACTGAGTTCAGCAGAGGCCAGATTTCAGGAGAATCTAAAAAAGTCCTGGATTAGGCTAGAATTAGCAGGAATGCAGCTTTGCTGCTGCACTTGTaacacaaagtttaaaaaaaaaagggcaatgAGACAAGTTCTATTTGTCAAAGTTCCCTCAGCCCCGCTTCCTAAACAAACGAAACACTTAAAGGGGAAAAAGCAAAAATCTACATACTTACCAAATCTCTCTTGAACCATAAGTGCCACTTGCTTGCCCACCTTAGTGCTGCCAGTGAAAGAGAGCAGGTCCACTCTCTCATCTCTTGCCATTGCTGTGCTACATGAGAGAACACATGACTATCCTCAAAAGCATGTACAATTGGAGCAAGCTGACATGAAAAATAGGTTTCTTAATTATAACtagggctatgattttgtcacagaggtctctggaagtcatggattccgtgacttctgtgacttGAGCCCGcagtgcctgggagctgcagggtcccccccaccacccatggtgGGAACTGCGGAGctcagagctcccagctgccacagaAGGTAGGGGAGtgccctgggggctcccagccaccgcgGGTGGTGgcggggaccctgcagctcccaggcactgCAGGCTCAAGTTATGGAGGTAACGGGGGGATGGagggaccccacagctcccagacaagcccccaggggtggtgtggggagcCCCCAGCTCCCAATTTTGTCATGCATAAGAtaggtcatgggcttctgtgaatttttctttattgcccatgacctgttcgtgatttttactaaaaacatgcgtgacaaaatcttagcctttgaAAGCCAGGAATAcacaacagatttaaaagaatCAAGTCAGTGACTAACTGGAATGCAACTCAAAGGAGCGTAAGTGCCAGAATAAGTGCCATATTTCCATGTCAGATTCTAGTACTGCGACATCTGCACTAACTCTGAAGTCTAACCCTGCATACAGGAACAAAGCTGTCTATGCACTTGGttgctgtttgtacagcaccaatgGCATGCCAAGTACCCTAATGCCTCCTTCAGACCCATGCTATCAACTACAACTTGAGGTGTACGCCTTCCAAGGCTTTAGGCACTTTGTGGGCTCCCATGCACCTCTACGGAGTGAACATCCCCAACTGGCATGCCCATGAAGgttgttgggggaaggggtataGCAGGGACTATACCCGGGTTGTATTCTTTATGGCTGTTCAGAGAGTTTGTTAGATGTGGCTACAAAgtaggaggagaggggaagaataAGAGTTAAAAATGGGGACAAATACCCTCACCAAACTAGAAGCTAGGATTCACAGTTTGTTACATTTGTAGTAACATAGTTGGTCCAGCAATGGTCCATGGAATTATTAGTTACATATTTACAGTAGTGCCAGCAATGTACTGGACGCTTTCCAGATAATCAAAATAGGATGTTTCCTGCACTAAACAGTCTATGGATAGACAGGCATGTTCAGGTTAAAGGCAAATAAAACAAGGTGGATTCAATTGGTTTCTAAGTGGTAGTACAAGGCCCATAGAGAGCAAAGCTATTTTCAAACTAGACTATTCCCGTAAGCCACCCTTCCGCCATTCCCTTCTCCACAAAATACAAGAGTTTTGCCTACCCAATATCTGCTCCGCCACATATCAGGGAGCAGATTGCACCGGGCACTTTGTTATCCTCCAAAACTTTGGCTACTATcctagaaaaaaagagaaatttctTGAGAGACTGGGATTTGAGAGATCTCAGTCAGATGCATGGGATAAAAATCAGCAGTTACTATTTTCACCTtgtcacaaaaaaataaaataaaataaaaataaaaaaaattaagagtctATCATCTGTATCAGGTGCactgtttatatataaatatattctcCTCTCCCAAAATATCTTTGTCCAGTGTAATAGTAAGGCTTATAACAAAATccacatatttaaaatataatgcaTCTTCCAGGATGTAACTGGCAAAGAGAAGACAGGTGAGCACATAAAATCCCAATTATAGCATTATTCATAGTATTTCCTTTGGAAATTCAATGAAATTATTCTCAGAAGTAGCATCTagcatttggggggtggggaggggcataCTCTCAGGAATgaacagtattttaaatattgtaGTACTTTCGTTACTTAAAACGGGTTAAAGTGCATAGCAAGCCAACTCCTCAATGTACTGATAGTGTCATCACAGCTGTCACCGAGTGGCGCTGTTACAATTGTCcaagttttctttctttgcatGTGAGCAAGTTTTGATTCTTGGGAGGACATGCTGGCTTGTTAGTTTTGGATTAGGCCAGGTTCTGTTTTGAGGCAacttcaggagggagggagaactgTGCAAGCAGCAGAAGAGTTTGCCTCAAGAGATGACAGTAATCAGAGCCTGCAGTTGCTTCCTGACACCTAGGCACTGGTGTTGGGCTGAGGTTCCTGGAAGACAGGAGCGTCAGCATGCTGTTTCAGTGTCTCACTCGGAACTGGTATGTGCACATACAAAACATGTTACACTTACAGCATCATGCAGACTCTCCATCattgatttctcctccactgagGAGCTGAACTGCAAGGCCCCAGACATCTGCTACTGCTCAGCAGAGGACTCAAAAAAAGGGGTAACCAAGGGAACGAATTTATTCAATATACGTTGTTATTGTCTGTACGGCAGGGGAAGGAAACAAAGCCACTCTCATCCCAGCCACAAGATCTCAGAGACAAAGTGCAAAAGCAATTATATGTACAGATATTCAAAAACTTACTTTGTAACAGCTACGCTAATGAGGGACGTTGTAGGAGCACctttcctttaagaaaaaaaatgcaaaatcaaaTTTCATTCCCAAGAATACAAAATACTTTATGCAACTCTTGTAATATGCAAGGAATCAGAGTTAGAGGTATGGCACGGTAAGCTTAGCCAGACATTTTCAGATTTGAGTGTCTAATGCTAGATACTTAGGTGGAAGTGGCTCAATATTTAGAGGTGTTACAGATCCATAACGTCTAGTGAAGTGAAACTGAGCTACAGGTACCcagagcctttgaaaaatcaaacaACTTATTCAAATGCCTAGCTCTATGTACCCAATTTTTAAATATCAAccatattctttattatttgtatggtaGTAGAGCCTAGAGGGCTCAATACCTAATTGGGCTGTTTCAGTTATTGTGCTGGATGCGGTATAAGGTAGAATAGAGCTTTTAAGCAGGACTTGAAGCCAACCTAGAAATATCAGATGTGAAGAGTTCATAAATGTGGGATGAAAAACAGATACCTGACATTTCAAATACAGTATTCCTTACATGCCTGAGAGTATCCTTACAAACATAGCTCTGCTGTGACGAGCAAAGACCTACCACTATCAGCATTTTAGTTTAAAGTATTTGTTGCAAACTATTTGAGCATCTTACCAGAGGCAAGCATTCCCACAGATCATTGCAATTGCATTATTCCAACCATACACTGCTACGGGGAAGTTAAACGCAGTGATAATTCCTACCAATCCCACAGGATTCCACTGTTCTATCAGGGCATGGCCAGGTCCTGAAAACAAAGACACAAATTAGAGCAATTTGATTGTGTGCACGTGCATGACTGTTTTGCTCAATAAACGAGAAAAGAAAAGGCATGGACTGCAACAGATCTTCATGATCTGAGACAGAGCCAAAGTTTGACGACTTTTGGGACCCATCTATTTACCCAAGTGTTTATCCTATTTGCATTGATGTGGGCAGCACTCAATTTATTACCTTTGTATTGGCAATTGCGGGACATTTTTTAACACAACATAAGTTACTTGTTGGTAGATTCACCAGACTTCATTCAATCTTTTTAATAACCGTTAGGACAGACACAAAAAAGTCAATGCAGATAGTCTGCTAAGGAACAAAAGGAGAGAGGCCAGTTTCAGCAAAATTGTATTAGAGCTGTCCTGGTGCATGACCATATCTTAGTACGTAGAAAGGCTGTTTACATTCCAGCTAGATGATCtgctggaaaatacagtgaatatTATTTCAATAATCCACAAGCCAGATATTTCCATCAAATAGCATCATCTCATTTTTCAGCAGAACTTTAATAGCTTTAGAGAAGTCTAATTGTAGGAACTAATTACTCATGCAATATATGCTATGTTACAATTGTACTCTACAGCATGCTGGTAAACTAGTTGTAAGGAGTAATCATGTCAGTTGGATAATGAGGGAAACAAGAGTACAAGCATGTTTCTTGCTGACTCATCAATCTGCAAAGTTTAATTGACAACAGGTTTCCCATGTCTTAGTGCAAAGTAGCTAGATTTTGCTGTACTCATTCTATACTTCGATTTAGTGACTTTGTTAATGGAGAGGAACTCAGTTCTCTGTTACTGTATGTATGTAGTTTCTAACTGAGGCAAAAATGGATGCACTCTGTAGCACCAAAACAGGTCATCACATAGATCAGCCAAGTCACAACAGCAGATACGGTAAACTGGTAACTTGCATAAATATATAATCCACAGTGAAGTAATGTAGAAAGAGCTCCATTATATCCAGACCTTTATAAATACAAATGTTAATACACGTTCTTACTTTCTGAAGGCAAGAGAGGTCCACCGATCATTCGGGACAAGCCAACAGCATAGTCACAGACATCAACATATTCCTGAATTTCACCAACACTCTCGGCAAAAATCTTTCCCATCTCTAGTGAGACCTGACAATGTTAAGAACACATGGGATCATTTTTTAGattctcagactttaaggccagaagggaccatcatgatcatttagtctgacctcctacacattgcaggctacagaacctcacccacccactcctgtaatagacccataacctccgGCTCAGTTACTGaagtcatgatttaaagacttcaagttatggagaatccaccatttacactagttttaacctgcaagtgacccacgcccaatgctgcagaggaaagcaaaaaaaaacaaaaaaaaaacagggtctttgccaatctgacctggaggaaaattccttcccaaccccaaatatggcactcagttagaccctgagcatgtgggcaagaccctccagccagacacctgggaaataattctctatagtaactcagagcctttccatctagtgtcccatcaccggctgttggagatatttcgtggtagcagttgcagatcagctacgtgccataaacttatcaagatcagtcttgaagtcagttaggttttttgcccccactgctccccttggaaggctgttccagaaattCATTCCTCTGATGTTCAAAACTTTTGTCtgatttcaagcctaaatttgttgataGCCAGTTTATATATTTTTGCTACACGCTGAGGACTTAccagttggaagcgacagagaAGACCCAGATGTACTGGTTGAtgacaggatgactatgagccgccaatctGATGGGCTcgtgaaaaagactaatgcagTGCTGttcacctttcaattctcatattaatccccatcttctccaatttaactaataatttcccacgtggaactgtatcaaatgggACAGGGCAGGCTGCAGAACAGGGCACCTGCTACTGCTGCAGACACACAACAGGCTAGGAGTTTGAGCTCTGGGTTCAAAGGGCAGCTTGTCTTTATGGCCACTATGAGTCTGCACCACACTGCACTCAAGATCAGCCACACAAGGAGAAAGAGGTGCCCTCGTCTGTGACTAAGGGATGGACGTTGGAGgggcactttattttttttttttttaaatccaccaaCATTCATCTGTATCTGTAAAGGTGCTGGAGTGATTTCTGCCTCCCAAAAGGCTGATGGTGGGGTCACCCAAGGCAAGGAGTTTGAAACTACTAGGGATCTGTATGGGATCTCACTACCACATTAGGAGTCACAGAGCCAAGATCCAAAGataccattatgatcatctcctgTGTAACAGCGGACATAGATTTTAAGTAGGGTTCTAGTATTTTTTTTCCCATATCAGGCTGGGAACCATGTAACAACTTCATGCTTTAGTAACTCAGAGCTGCAGCACATGCTGTCTCTAGCACATTTTTCAGTCCTCTGTCTGTCCACACTAGGCAGAAAAACCAGTACTCTGCGTAAACAGAGGTACCTAACACACTAATTCCATCATTGAAACTGCCTAATGGTCCAACAGCAGCAATCCTCTGACTTTTATATCCTGCACCAGCACTTCCTGAGATCCTTTCACAGACCATCTCACCTCCTAAAGCCCTCGTTCTCCACATCTTAGTTCTCACTATTTTTCAGATCACCAGAAAGAACCCAGGTTGAAAAGCTCTGTATGAGAGGAAGTCTTTTTTCAGGACCGTTTTAATATCAGTGCCCGGTCTCACAGAAAGGTGGGAAAGCAGCATGGTGACAGTTGAGCATGGTAAAGGTCTTTGTTTGGAAAGAGGACAGTTTCAGAATCACttacattttttcctgttttgacaGGTGTGTTGAGGACAATGCTcttaggggaaggggagaaactgGAGATGACAGCGTGACCATGAGCCTAGTGTAGCTTTAAGACCATTTGTGAATTAGAGATGATTTTTTTCAAGTGCTAGCTCCCGAGTCCATTTAAAATCACTGAGAATTTGACGACTGGCTCAAATGGGAGTCAGAGGAGTTAGACTAATTCTGAACACCTTTGAAAACCCCATCCTAGGTTTATTAATTCATAAATATTTGTGGCCCACTTCCTAAAAAACaaactgtcttttaaaaaactgaagcAGTGCTTCCCACATGTAGACACAAGTTACAATAAATACAGCTTTTGTGAACTGGTACAAGAAGGAAAGGAGAAGGGGCGgtggatgaaaaagaaaaatattgatcAAATTCTGAGCCTGAGAATTGTGATGGCATCGCTTTAAAactctaaagcagaggtgggcaaactacagcctgcgagccacatctggcccatgggaccgtcctgcccagcccttgagcccccagcccctcccccgcagcctcagctgccagtggctgctgctctgggtggcgtggctgccagtcctgctgctctgagcagcatggtaagagtccaaggcatgggagtcccagggggcctgtcagggggcggggaagtcagaggacagggggggttggatagggaatggggtcccaggggggcggttaggggcagggagtcccaggagggggcagtcaggggacaaggagcaggggggttggatggatcaggggttctgaggtgggcagtcaggggagaggaagtgggaggggggccaggctgtttggggaggcacagccttccctacccagccctccatacagtttcagaaccctgatgtggccctcaggccacatcgtttgtccacccctgctctaaagtgaagtagcattatttttaaaatagggcACCAAAAATGCAGGCTTacatttagtttgtttttttttgtttttttttaaaaaggaatcttATTTGTTACCTTAGATCATTAGTGGAAACCAAAAAGTATTTAGAAGTTATTAAGACTAACAATTTCTCACTTAATTACACAGAGCTACATTAAAACCAGAGTTAAAcataattttgacttttttcagaTGTGTACACATTGCTCAGGACACCTTACCAAGCTTCCCAGATCTTTGATTTTCTTTCTCAAGGCATCACCAATCTGCCTCACTATTTCTCCACGTTTAGGTGCAGGAAcctagacaaaaaaaaaattattattttttttttaagaaactgattcaGAGACTAAACTGCACCTTCTGCTACAGGCACTTGCAGCCAGGCCATCAAGAGAAGACCAACAAGTACTTttgtcctctctcctcccactgacTACAGTGAGCTActcatgtttaaagttaggctgaattcttgctgaatcagggcctcaaaTAGAACTGCTCATGAGACTAAGGGTTCAGGGGTTCTGGTGCTAAGACACCATCATTGGCTGAATGCAGACTTCAAATTACTGTTCTCCTTATCCCATTCCAGCATACATGTGGACCATTTTCAAACAGATATGAGCTTTAGGGACCTGTCAGAAAGCAAATTTCTCACATACCACGCTCGCTATGTATTTTTACTGCCCTCCTTTGTAGTCCAGCCAGCCCTGATATCACAAAGTGAATTGTGAATATCTTGCTAGACCCCAGTGTATAATGTACTTACAGGGCAGAGCAGTTGGCAACACAATTCCCTGTTTTAAGAGATGTCTTATGTAGCTATGCTACAGAAGCTAAACTGTCCAAAAAAAAGCCATCTAATCCTTTTGGTTGCAAAAACAACCTTCAAGACGTGAGCTTTATGTAATCACTCCAGTAATATCTACCAGAGTCTGCAGGCAGGCTGAAACTATAGTACTGTTGATATTAATGGGAACAATTCATACTCGGCTGCTTATTGATCCTGAAGCCTACtgtgaatattttaaatgttaaccttgttaactatttcactgctgataatTTCAGCAGAAAAAGCTGATGAGCCAAATTCTCAACTAGCATAAATATGCTGATGTACCCTAGCCAAGAATTTGGCCTGATGTATTTATCCATTATTGTTGGATGTATTATTATTGGGATAAGAGCAGCTATTTTCACTAAAAGGTTTCCTAGGTGAGAAAAATAATGAATTGCAATATCCATCTTTCCCAAAATTAAAAAGTTATCCAAGGGGAAAGTAGATTAGTGCCTTCCCTATTACCACAATGATCAACTGCCCTCCTAGATACTAAAACCTCCTCCATGGGCCACTTCAGGGTGGCGGGAGAGGACAAACCAACCAACAAGAAacatcttacacacacacacacaccttagcCTTTTTCTTACTTAGCTTTAAAGACTTTTAGCTTCCTTCCACTCCCTACAACAGCTTCTATAGTACAAATGCACATTACAATACAAAAGTCTGTGGCACACTGAAAGTTTGGAGACACATTTAAATGGTTTGCATTTTATATCAAACGAACACATTGGACCTGGAGGGCAGTGAGGGCTTGGAAAAGGTGCTGTGTGATCATGAGGTCCTTGCTCCGCAATTTAGGTTTAAGTACCAGGGGTTAGCCGTGTtcatctgtatccacaaaaacaacaaggagtccagtggcaccttaaagactaacagatctgaagaagtggggtttttacccacaaaagcttatgctcaaataaatctgttagtctttaaggtgccaccggactccttgttaatTTAGGTTTAAGGTATCATATAGGACATGGAGTCTTAAGTCTCCGACAGAAAATGTTAATTTAGTGGTTTCAGGGGTCCTTATCTGCTGTAAAGACACTTTCAAAAATATGAATAATCATTTGTCAACTTACATCTGCCCATATTTTCCATGCCTCTTTAGCTTTCTTTATTGTTTCTTCATAGTCCTCCAAGCTGGCCTAAATGAACAAGGATTTAAGCAGGGGGTGGGACACAAAACACAGAAGTTACTTTGCTCTTGGTTGCTTGAAGCTGAAATATAGAAGAGGCAGTGAGCATGACTCAAGCAGGATGGATTTTCTGTGGACGGTGCTGAGTTGGGAGGTATCATTCTTTAGGAAAGTTATATTCTAAGCAACTGTGTTCACACTGTGACATGCTGGTTTCTAACTGTGCTGACAAGACAGTTGctagaaacaaaaattaaattggaaagTTAATACCACAAGGTGTCTGGGGAACATATCTACTATCCTAGCTAaagtttacagtttaaataaAGTTTTCTTTCAGCTGTATTCCCCATGGGAAAAAATCATGGGAATACATAGCCCATTTATCAGacgggtagccgtgttagtctggatctgtaaaagtggcaaagtcctgtggcaccttatagactaacagatgtattggagcataagctttcatgggtgaatatccacttcgtcagatgcatgttagtctataaggtgccacaggactctttgccacttttatagCCCATTTAGTGACATTTTGCTTTATTATTGTAAATCCCACtattaacacaaaataaaaaatagtgaTAATAAAAAGTACTGCAGAGTATCTACCCTCCCAGCTTTACTCCTTTGCACCCAGCCCATCTTCACTGGATCTATGAAGCCTGAAAACTTGGAGGGTGGGAGAATAAAGAGAATAGACTAACAAGCCCTCTCTCCCACATGCTGTATCTCCTCCATCTGGATCTACTGGTTTGTGCTCACCACACCTATAGGACCAGACGAGCAGCATTTGAgcttaagggtacatctacattgaaagaaaaaaaaaaatgggggggggggagtagtcTTAACTAGGGTTAGGTAACCCAGGttagctaactcaggttaaaacAGTAGCAAAGACAAAGCAACTCTGCTTTTTAACTTGGGTTAACAAGAGTTAAAGCCTACGGGAACCCTGTCACAGGACTCTGCCACTCGAGCTGTGAACCCGAGTTAGCTGAGCTGGCCGTCTTCACTGATATTTTAACCAGAGCTAACCTATGTTAAGAATaccctttttttctcttttccccacagtgtagacatacgttTTGGAACGTTGTTTTTGTAATAAAGGGAGCAGAAATTTAGTTAAGCACCAAGCACGGAAGTTGACCGAACTATATTATGCACAGGTTGACCAGTGAAATTGTGAAGACTCTTGTTCCATGTCATTGCTGCTATGCAGTGAAACCATGAAGAGACATGTCAGTTTCAGATACTTGGATGAGAAAGTTATGAACAGAAGCAACAGGCACTAGAGCTAGTCACAAAATAGGAGCTTCCCTTACATCCCCAACTCCTTAAAAAAGATTATGGAAAGGGAGTAGCAGCAGAATCTCCTCCTTTTCTGCAGCATCTCCAGGACGAGAGAGAGACTGAATAGCAAAAATGTCCCCCTCCCTCGAAAAGACAgacaggaggctggggagggagagaccaTTCCAGCAGCAACCCAAGAGCTTCACATTTACCAGCCACCTGATTGCCAGAGACTAACATGGGTAGAGGACTCAGAGACAGCAACTTGATCAGAatttcatctccctctccttcctaGCAGCTGGGGTGGAGGACTGGCCGTCTCACCTGGGTGCTGGACTTTATCTTCCAAATTAGCCTTTGGCTACCATGTGCCTTTTTGGAGCCCTTGCTCTAAGTAGGCACCAGAAAGAGAAAAGACAAACTTACCTGTCGCACACTTGCTATTGGCTCATTGTTAGCTGGGCAATACGTTGTCACAATCTAAAGAAAGAATATTTTACAGTCATGTTAGGAATATGCATAACTAGGGGAAAATGTTGGTGTGTattggatgggggggggagatggggacacAGTGACTTTTTTTATGCAAAAAGGAATTTAAGCAATAATGCAAACACATACAAAAAATATACTAAACACAAACCGTGACAGAAAAAACTACACCAACCAAGGAGAGATGTTGCAAGTGGGAGAGAGACCAGACTAGATGCAACAAGATAACATCGCCCTACAAAGGAGGTAAGCCAAATAACACATACCAAAAGCTGGAGCCTAAAGAGATTGCCACATACAAACCTGTGATTATTCAGCGCTAGTGACGATTAACTTCAGAGGGCCTATAACGGGGGATGGGGCAGACAAACGTTTCTACTCTACTCTCCCACGGAGaaatttttttgcacagaaacaaTAACTTTGTAGGGTTTCAAAGCTGTCCGATTGCAACATAGTTATCAAGTTTCTTCCTTTTTTCGGCAGCACATTGATTTCAGGCGCCTCCCGCTTTTGGCAGCAGCTCGCTTTTCCTAATCCAGAAAGTCAGCCACTCTTAATCAGTGCCACTGGTTCAGGGTTCCTCGAGCTACAAACctacctctcctcttcctccccagctcccattatACActccttcattttcttctttcagtcCCAGGTCTTTCAACCACGCATACTGGGGTTGATTGATCAGCAACGTAGTCATGAATGCAGCAGGCCTCTTACAAGATGCTAAAATTCTCTTCCTCAGTAAAACGTGTCTGGAGAGAGCAAAGCTTAGCAGCAGCATAGCAAACGAAAGCTGTAACACAAGCCACGAAACCCCCTGGAGGCAGCCAGCAATACAGAGCCCTGACCCGCCCCCAAAGTGGGGGAGACATGATTGGTGAATTCAGGGGTCTGCCCACATTCTTGGTGCGGGCAGGTTATTCAGCCTGGATTGTCAGACACGCTGTTCCTCCAACCGTCGGTGAATGAAAGAGTTTATTCTTTCCGAAAATAACATATCCTTTTTACAGACTGGCTAGTGAAAGAGGGAGCGAATGAATTAGTTACTGCCATCTAGTGTATAAAGAAATCAATGCTAAGGAGGAGTGTTTGCTTCACTgtgtaattaaatatatttttaattttgcagtAGAGAATTTTAAACTATGTCGCTTCCTTTTTTGTGTCAGAGTGAGGCTAACAGACAGCTTTGTAATAACTCATGCAGGGATTTTAAACGAAGGCATTTGAGAACTCTGAGGCAGCAAAACCCTCCAAAGCCTGAGTTCTGGAGCTGCACTATATTcccaaaaaaagaacaggagtgcttgtgctggaaatggcccaccttgattatcatacacattgtaaggagagtgatcactttagataagctattaccagcaggagagtggggtggggggaggtattttttcatgctttgtgtgtataaaaagatcttctacactttccacagtatgcatcggatgaagtgagctgtagctcacgaaagcttatgctcaaataaattggttagtctctaaggtgccacaagtactccttttctttttgcgaatacagactaacacggctgttactctgaaatgtggcaccttagagacttactcatttatttgagcat
It contains:
- the ALDH7A1 gene encoding alpha-aminoadipic semialdehyde dehydrogenase isoform X1 — its product is MLLLSFALSRHVLLRKRILASCKRPAAFMTTLLINQPQYAWLKDLGLKEENEGVYNGSWGGRGEIVTTYCPANNEPIASVRQASLEDYEETIKKAKEAWKIWADVPAPKRGEIVRQIGDALRKKIKDLGSLVSLEMGKIFAESVGEIQEYVDVCDYAVGLSRMIGGPLLPSERPGHALIEQWNPVGLVGIITAFNFPVAVYGWNNAIAMICGNACLWKGAPTTSLISVAVTKIVAKVLEDNKVPGAICSLICGGADIGTAMARDERVDLLSFTGSTKVGKQVALMVQERFGRSLLELGGNNAIIVFEDADLNLVIPSALFGAVGTAGQRCTTARRLFLHESIHDEVVEKLAKAYAQIRIGDPWDSTILYGPLHTKQSVTMFLDAVEQAKQQGGSVVYGGKVVNRPGNYVEPTIVTGLPHNASIVHTETFAPILYVLKFKTEEEVFAWNNEVKQGLSSSIFTKDLGRIFRWLGPKGSDCGVVNVNIPTSGAEIGGAFGGEKHTGGGRESGSDSWKLYMRRSTCTINYSKDLPLAQGIKFQ